The Verrucomicrobiota bacterium genomic interval GCCTGCGTGCCAAGGAAGGCTGGCATGTGCTGCACCTCTTTTATCGCCTGGAGTACGGAAGCTGGCAGTTGCTGAGCAAGGAGGAAAAATACGCGGCCAAGACCCGGCTGGCGTCCCTGGTGCAGGAAGCGCGAACGCTGCCGGCGACCCAGTTGTTGACCTTCAGCGTAGTCACGCCCAAGGGGGATCTCGGTTTCATGCTGCTTACCGAGGACCTGCACACGGCCAACCGGCTCGAAAAACGGCTTACCCAGGCGCTCGGTGTCGACGTGCTCACGCCGGCCTTCAGTTTCTACTCGTTGACGGAACGCAGCGAATACACCACGACGGAGGAAGATTTTAAGCAGTCGTTGGTCGCGGAACGCAAACTCGATCCGGCCTCCGAAGAGTTCGCGTCCGCGCTCGACGGTTTTCGCCAGCGGATGCAGAAATACCTGCAGGACCGGCTTTACCCGAACATGCCGGACTGGCCGGTGTTCTGCTTTTATCCGATGTTGAAGCGGCGGCTTCCGGGCCAGAACTGGTACGCGTTGACCTTCGAGGATCGCAAGCGCCTGATGGTGGGCCATGGTCAGGTGGGACGAACCTACTCGGGCCGCGTCCGCCAGTTGATCACCGGCGCGACGGGGCTCGACGATTGGGAGTGGGGGGTGAGCTTGTTCGCCCATGACGTTTTTGAGATCAAGTCAATCGTCTATGACATGCGGTTTGACGCCGTGAGCGCCGGATACGCTGAGTTCGGCGAATTTTTCGTCGGGCTGCAACTGCCGCTGGGGGAGATCTACGAGCGGTTGGGCCTGTAGCCCGCCGCAGCGGCTGCCGGGACACGCGCGGCATGGCGTGTCCTCTTTCCACCGGTGATCCGCAACGTCATACTGGACTGGTCCGGCACGTTGGTGGATGATCTCGACGTGGTCGTTCGGGCGACCAACGCCGTTCTGACCACGTACGGGTCGTCGCCGATCAGCAAGGACGAGTTTCGCCGGGATTTCCAGTTGCCGCTCAAGAACTTCTACGAGCGCCTTCTGCCCACAATCCCGCTGGCGGACATTGACCGGGTCTACCACGAATTCTTCGGGCGCCATCGTGGGTCGGTGACATTGATGCCTCACGCAGAAGACTTTCTCCGGCTTTGCCGGTCCAGCGGCCGGCGGCTGTTCCTGCTGAGCACGATGCACACGGGGCACTTCGAAGCGCAAGCCGCACGGTTCGGGATCCGCGAATGGTTCGAAGACGTCTATTTGGAGGTGGCGGATAAAACGGCCCGGATCCTTGACCTCCTGCGAATTCATCAGCTTGCCGCGCCGGAGACGCTGTTTATCGGTGACCTGGTGCATGACATCGACGCATCCAAGGCGGCCGGGGTGATTTCGGCAGCGGTTTTGACCGGGTTTGATCCCGTCGACAAACTCGTTCCCGCCCAGCCCGACCTGCTCCTGCGTGACCTGGGGATGTTGCTGCGCCTGTGGGAACCGGGCCGCAGCCGGGAGGAACGGATCGAAATTGTGGACCTGCAGGTGACGACCCGCATCGGTGTGCCGGAGGTTGAACGCGCAGCGCTACAGACCCTCTGGCTGGATTTATCGTTCCAGATTCTTTCTCCTTTCGACCAGCTCGGTGACCGGGTGGAGCGTACCGTGGATTATGCCGCCGTGGCTGCGACGGTGACGGAATTTGCAGCCCGCAGCGAGTGCCGGCTCATCGAGACGTTTGCTGCCGACGTGATGGGGTTGCTCGTGCGCACGTTTCCCCTGCGCAACGTTCGGGTGGCCGTGAAGAAGGTTATCCTGCCCAACACGCGGTTTGTGCGCGTCCACACGGCTCAGAGCTGAGGAGGCGGT includes:
- a CDS encoding heme-dependent peroxidase, which produces MIERPSLRAKEGWHVLHLFYRLEYGSWQLLSKEEKYAAKTRLASLVQEARTLPATQLLTFSVVTPKGDLGFMLLTEDLHTANRLEKRLTQALGVDVLTPAFSFYSLTERSEYTTTEEDFKQSLVAERKLDPASEEFASALDGFRQRMQKYLQDRLYPNMPDWPVFCFYPMLKRRLPGQNWYALTFEDRKRLMVGHGQVGRTYSGRVRQLITGATGLDDWEWGVSLFAHDVFEIKSIVYDMRFDAVSAGYAEFGEFFVGLQLPLGEIYERLGL
- a CDS encoding dihydroneopterin aldolase — its product is MIRNVILDWSGTLVDDLDVVVRATNAVLTTYGSSPISKDEFRRDFQLPLKNFYERLLPTIPLADIDRVYHEFFGRHRGSVTLMPHAEDFLRLCRSSGRRLFLLSTMHTGHFEAQAARFGIREWFEDVYLEVADKTARILDLLRIHQLAAPETLFIGDLVHDIDASKAAGVISAAVLTGFDPVDKLVPAQPDLLLRDLGMLLRLWEPGRSREERIEIVDLQVTTRIGVPEVERAALQTLWLDLSFQILSPFDQLGDRVERTVDYAAVAATVTEFAARSECRLIETFAADVMGLLVRTFPLRNVRVAVKKVILPNTRFVRVHTAQS